In Cucurbita pepo subsp. pepo cultivar mu-cu-16 chromosome LG10, ASM280686v2, whole genome shotgun sequence, the DNA window TTTCTAGGCCCTGCTTTCCTCCCATCACCGCCGCCACATCCCCATATCCAACAAAAACTCCTACTCCCTCCGCCGCCAAAACCCCAACCTCCACCACTTCctccgcctcctcctcctcctcctcctcccccgCCACCATTCGTTTCAAAAACAACACTCCCAGAGTAAGTAAGATTAATGAGTGAACTTTGAATGAAATGGGGTTGGATCTTCACCACCAAAAACTCAACCAACTCTGAACTGGACACCACTACAGCCTCATAAATTATGATACAAAGTGGTTTCTTTTGCTTAACGAATTAGAATAGGAGAAGGGGTGGAGTGGGAAAAAGCACAGTGCTTGCCACATGACGGAACATTAAATTTACAGAAAATCCAAGTGGAAGGGAATGGCCAATGGCATTTCGATGGCGGCGGCGTATATGTTTCAAACTGGATTCCAGCTCATCAACAACTTTACCCTCTTTTCTgctatatatttttcatattacaACCACAATAAAGATCGCCATTTCTTCAAGCCtctgtttctctgtttctgtGTTTTGGAAAAATGTTGCACAAGATTCATGGATTTCTTTACTCCTTATCTTCCTATCAAATTGCTCCATTTATTaacacaaatttttattatattgatTTGCATTAAGTTAGATACGAGATTCTAGAATAAAAGCTGTAACAGCTCACGTGCAACGCTAATAAGATAttattgtctgctttaactTGCTACGTATTGTTGTCGGCTTCaccattttaaaacgcatctatggtgagaggttttcacgcccTCATcgtaaatgttttgttcccctcactaaagagggaaacgaagcactCCTTATAAGGTGTCATGTGACACGGTGTGTCTgcaaggacgctagccccCAATCACATCatttagagaggagaacaaagcattttttataaggacatggaaacctctccgccGCTGATCTAGCGGTGGGgtgggttgggttgttacaaaaaCTGATAGGTGGGTTGATGTAGTTGGGCCCAATGACCGAGTGGGTTGATGGGGTTGGGCCCAATGACTCAAAATCGACTAATTGTCCCATTTCAAATCAACCCGCCAGAACAGAACAAGTGAAGCAAGAAATCGAAGGCACTGCTCATGCCGACGGCCGCCATTGTCGACCCAGAAACATTGACGTCAAAATTCCAAACATTAGGAAGTGACCAACGATGCAGACATTGAGACGAGGACCGGAGGGCATGGGCATGGGTGCCATCGTCCTCGATCTTCAACCCTCTCATGGACTCGGCCCCTTCAATCTCGGTTATTTTACGAATtcctcccttttcttcttcgagTCCAGCTTCTGCAAGCGGGGGATTATACCATCTTTTGGGGGTTCTTATTCAATATGTCGTGCTTTAATGGATTCTTGGTGCCAAGAGATTAGGAAGTACTCTTGTTAATGTACACATTTATGCGCCTCAAACAAGAATGCCAATTTGTCAAGCATTTGCACAAATAGAGTAGCGTATCAACATCTACGATGCGACATTatattgagagaccttggcccgagTAGAGACAAGGTTGAACctaatgacttggcctagtgtagaggcaagtcagTTGCGTCGCGTAGGGGTGTGTGGCCAAACACATTTGAGGCGAGTTTCTTACActtatgtttgtttttattagtGTTTTACTCTGCATAATAAGGCGGTGTGTCAATGATCATCAATGAGGTGATGAAAAATGGTTACATTAACCACAGTTACCTAGCTGCTCCATGTCGCTTTGTTCCAAGCTAATCATGGAGTTACAAAAGATTGCTTCTTACACTTATTGAATTCAATGAAGTGAGCTATGGTTAGATGAGGCTTAGTTCCTGAGCATCCCATTCCTGGTTTGGGTAGCAATTTTAGAATCACGAGTTTACAATGTTCAGATACTCATAATCAAAGTTATAATTGAAGATTGTAGCAATACAAAGTAGTACTAAAGATGCTAAATGTTCAAATCAATCACTTTATTAGGCCGCTTGGAATGCCTATCTCCATTTGAATACCCTTTAACGCCAGAGAATCTCAAATCTTCTTCCTGCTTCTCAATCTCCTCACCCCTTTCTTGATTTTGGCCTCTCACTGTCTCAACCTGTTCCACCGGCTTTGCATTTGGGCCCTTCACATCATTTTGTGTATCCCCTGGAAACTGcaaaacaatcaaacaaacaaagctTAATCTTGTATGAATGTGAAGAGAGAAGGATGTGATGAAATCACCAACCTCAACTCTCTGCCTCAGCCGAAGATATCTCTTGTGCATTCTTTTACCTCCCACATGAACAATCACATCGCATTGTAAACACAAGGAACTCCCGTCTATCTCACACCAAAAGAAAGCtgcaaaaattttataaatttcccGCAAAATGTTAACCCTTACAAGAACATCAcagaaaaaaacaagacaaaatgATTATACCTGGTGCATTTTCACATATATCACAGCGAGGAACTTCGCTTGGATTTGCGAGCCCAACCCTTACATGGCGGCTCGCAAGCTTGTTGCACATGTGCACCTGCCCAAACACATATATCAGCAAAAGACTTCCAAAATTAATACACGCACACACTTGGTTTTATATACCTTTGCATCGCAGGCTGTGCAGAGAGCAGCCTCGTCAGCTGCACAAAACAGAGTTGCTGCAGCAGTTTCGCAGGAATCACAGAGTATCCTCATCAAAACTGATGGCTTTTATCCTCCTCACTCATTGCCACCCACaacaaaacccatcaaaaagatcaaaactttacgttcaatttcaaaaacccacctcgtaaaattcacaaaaaacACATAACTCTCAATGAAGCTCTGAAAATTAAGGGTATCTTTAAAGTTTCGTCAGGTTTTTATCGTCCCGGGCCAGTTTCAGATATGTGATGGTGTTCTTTCTTTGGTGTCGGCTGCTGCTGTTAGGTTATGACaataatagagagagagaaagaaaagaagagaagataatataatataaacagAGGATAAAAGGATTAGATGGGTGGAATTGTCAGGGAGAGGAGGTtcgagaaaaggaaggaagtAAAAGTTTTTTAACGCTAAAAAATCAATACCCAATGAAGGCTAGTTTGTATCAACGTCAACTCATTCATCATCCACAAGATTGAAAGGGCGAACAGTGATTGAAAGTGGCTGGTGGATGAATTTAAGCCATGAATTGGTGTCCCTCATATCTTAAATGGGTTCCAAGATTGTAGCTTTTGGGGCAGGGAGCTGTCTGTTTTCATTTACCTCAACCAGAAGGGGCAGCCATAATAAGAACGCCACGTGCGTTACAAGAAGCTTTCATGTcataatctctctctctccctctctctgtCTCTACCTAACCAGATTCGATATTTGTGGTGGGAAATATGTTGTGTGGAATGGGAATTAGAAAATCTTGAGGATTGTATCATATCATCCACTTGGTTTCATATGGGGTTGCTTCTTCTTTCACAAAGAGTTCGCCAAATATTTTTGACAATTCAACTATGAGGAATGTGTCAAGAGTTGGGCTTCAAGATGTTTACGAGTCAAATCTCACCGTTAGTAGCTTTTGTTCGTGAACTGCCACACTGCCCGATGTCtatataccatttgtaatagccaaatCCCCACCACTAActgatattgtctgctttcaCCCTATACGTATCtacgtcagcctcacaatttttaaacatATCTACTCTCAAACAGACAGTGATCTCATAACTACTATCATGATTTCAATGATTTCAACTATACTATGGAGGATTAAGAGTCTAAAACTTTCTACTtccatggttttttttttagatattggaagttctcttctttttcatcgATAATTTAATGCTTTTATCGATAAACTTTACTCTAATTGACATATTTTATTGAGTTTTGGCAAAATGGTCGGTggattaagttttatttttaccggtttatattttaaaaaaattgttctcgataatatatttaaaaaatgataaaatactTGTTGTTATCACGTAAACTTTACgagtaaatttattaaatgttttatgCAATAAAAGTTgtatactatttattttataatattataatatatgttaaattataattataatttggttcggagaaatcaattttcatgaaaataaagCGGGCTTCATAAAATCAGATAAAAACTGGGCCATGAAAGTTATGGGCCGATTGGAAAACAAGCAGATCGTCGAAAAATGATGGGTCGTGGACAGAGAATGTTGGGCCTGGGCCCAGTAGGAAAGCCCAGTTGAAGGTTGCAGAGGAAAGGTGAAACAGCGTAGATTGGGCTGGTAATAAAGGATGTCCTGAAAAAGCTGAACCAAACCCCTCAACCCCTCAATCAATTATGCAGTTATTGGACCCTATTTCTgcaacttttattttctcatcaaTATTTTCCCCTCTTTGGGACTTGCATTATTCCATTTCCGTATTTACTCGTACCTTCCCGtgaaaacaattaatttatatgcATACAaataacattttctttttttaattcactatatctatattttttaatataaagagTCAGTAAAACTATTTATATGACTCGATAATCCAACTAATTTAAgttgagtttaattttttttcttttttttttgtcgggtAGAATTGGagtcaaaattttgaattagaacaaaatttattattattaattttttaaaaaggacGGTGGAAAAAGGAGAGTGGAAGGATTAGTGGGCAATTATTGGTAGACATTGACCATGAAAACCTcgagaattttgaaaagtaattataaaaaaataaaataaataaataaaaggaaaagggaaagaatTTATGACATTCAACCAACTCCCTTCCCGCTAACATAGACagaaataattcaaattaaatttcaaatttaaacaaatattaaacaaaatttgagaaagtattattttataagaaaatgatttaaactGTGTTCTCTTCCTGGTCAAATAAAATGGGAGGAGTTTAATTATTCGTATGCCAGGAACATGTAACTGAAgataaaacatgttaaaataaattgtattGATATATGGGAATATTCTAATGTTGGAATCATCAAATGTCAAAGACAAAACATTAGACGttgtatatattaaagtaTGGATGAGAATAATATTTAAGGATAAAAAAGTCCGTTAATaagtaatttaattgaaaatgacATATTATAGACTATAATTGTGACATTGTCGACACATTAAGCTCAAAAAGTTGAATTCAAAACCTAAAATATGTAGCTTactttttccaaattttgtgCATTAAATATGGGGAGGAAAAAGTATCATatctctataaaaaaaaatattaataaattatatttcgatcctatgattttttttcctttgaccTTATTACCATAATAACTCCaaaaatgcttcttttaagaaaagtaaagattggaaaataaaaataagaaaaaaataaataatttgaccTTTATATATACTATCGTTTTGTCAAACAAGTATATGgatatataaaattgtaaagGACGAAAAGGTGTTCTTGGGCAAAAATGGCATTTAAAATTGGAAGGAATTTCCACGTctgaaaatttattattattttttttttcaagttattATCCGTCTGGAAAtgaatattattgttattgatAGTGAGATTACATTTTTAGCCTTTTTTatatcaaccaaaaaaaatgaaataataaaattaaaggcATACgtcttataatataatattaaggGCGAAAATGTCCATACAACCAAATGATTCattcactcactcactcatcaacatcattatccttttatatttttaatgcaAAAAGATTGtccaataaatttaatacaatGGTATACTTGTCGGGCttcctaattaattttatgtatctTGTTTGCTGTTAGCCTCACTTTTTTAAAACGTCTTTTGTtagtgagagatttccacacccttataaataatgtttcgttaccctctccaaacgacgtggaatctcacaattcacctcaaGTATTgcttacaagagtgtggaaacttatTTCTAGcatatttataaatggtgaGGCTAACGAACATACGCAATAAATTGAAACAAAGAATATCCAGTTGGAGTGAAGTTGAGCGTTACATTTtatatgtaaaataaatataaacttaGGGTATgataagttttattattattattattattattattataataaataggAAAGGGAggcatgaaaagaaaataattgatagAGGAGGGAGGGAAATTAAAGGAGAGGGCGTAATAATGATGGGAGAAAACGCAAGATCACATGAGAAGAGACTAAAACGTGAGGCCCAGcccatcttcatcttcatctccaTCTCCGTCTCCATCAATATTCCCCCTTTTCCCCTTCTTCCTCTCCCcattttcatcaaacaaaCACCCTCTGCTGCCTCCTCTGCCTCCTCTGCTTCCTCTGCCTCCTCTGCTTCTGCGTCTCTTCGCTGAATCTCCCTGTTCCTTTTTTGTGTGTCACTGTTCCTTCTCTGGGTCCCTTCAAcgtctctctctttcattcGCTATGCTTTTTTGACGTCCGCCATTTTTAGTCATGCTTCTTCATTCCTTGTGTTAGTCTTGGTGggtttctgtttttcttcttagCCATGGAGCCTCCTCTGTTATTCTTGGTGCTGCTGCTCCTCTGGGGTGCTCTGTTTTCCTCCTCTGCCGACACTAGACCCCGAAGTTTGCCGGAGATTCAGGCATTGATGtcctttaaacttaatttaCATGACCCTCTTGGTGCATTGACTGCTTGGGATTCTTCCACCCCATTGGCGCCCTGTGACTGGCGGGGTATTGTTTGTACCAATAATCGAGTCACTGAACTCCGTTTGCCTCGTCTTCAACTCTCTGGTCGATTGACCGATCAGTTGCCCAATTTGCCCATGTTGAGGAAGCTGAGTATCCGTTCCAATTTCTTCAATGGTACCATTCCGTCTTCTTTGTCCAAATGTCTGTTTCTGCGTTCCGTTTTCTTGCAGTATAATTCGTTTTCCGGTGGCATTCCGGCGGAGTTTGGGAATATGAGTAATCTCCGTATTCTCAACGTGGCGGAGAATCACCTCTCTGGTGTCATCCCCGGCGACCTTCCGAGTAGCCTTAGGTATCTCGATCTTTCGTCGAACGCATTTTCCGGTCAGATTCCAAGGAGCATTGTGAACATGACACAGCTTCAGGTTgttaatctctctttcaacATGTTCGGCGGGGAGATTCCGGCGAGCTTTGGTGAGCTTCAAGAGCTTAAACATCTCTGGCTCGACCACAATGTTTTAGAAGGGACGTTGCCTTCGGCTCTTGCGAATTGTTTTTCGCTCGTTCATTTGAGCGTTGAAGGAAATGCACTCCAAGGCGTAATCCCCGCCGCTATTGGAGCTCTTCCGAATCTTCAAGTTATTTCACTCTCGCATAATAGTCTCTCTGGTTCAGTTCCTTACTCCATGTTTTGCAATGTCTCGACGCATCCGCCGTCGCTTCGGATCGTTCAACTTGGATTTAATGGGTTCACGGACATTGTCAAATCTCAGACAGCAACGTGTTTTAGTGCTCTACAGGTCCTCGATATCCAACACAATCAGATAACGGGAGAGTTCCCTTCGTGGTTAACGGGCGTTTCCACTCTGACACTCTTGGATTTTTCCGTCAATCACTTCTCCGGCCAGATTCCGCCTGGGATTGGGAATCTTTCGGGACTGCAAGAGCTCAGATTAGCGAATAATTCATTTCACGGCGTCATTCCGTCTGAAATCAAGAACTTCGCCTCGATTTCTGTCATTGATTTTGAAAGGAATCGCTTAACCGGAGAGATTCCGCCGTTTTTGGGCTATATGAGAGATTTGAAACAGTTGTCTCTCGGAGGAAATCGTTTTTCCGGCACAGTTCCGGCCAGTTTGGGAAATCTCTTGGCGCTTGAAATCTTGAATTTAGAGGACAACGGCTTGAACGGAACCATTCCGCTGGAGCTAATGGCGCTTGGGAATTTAACAGCAATGGAGCTCGGTGGGAACGAATTTTCCGGTAATGTTCCGACTGGCATTGGGAATCTCAGTCGTCttgagattttgaatctcaGCGCCAACAGTCTTTCCGGGATGATTCCGTCCAGTCTTGGGAATCTCTTCAAATTAACCACTCTGGACTTGAGCAAACAGAATATTTCCGGGGAGTTGCCATTTGAGCTCTCTGGTTTGCCTAATTTGCAGGTAATTGCATTACAAGAAAACAAGCTATCTGGGAATGTTCCTGAAGGATTCAGTAGTTTAATGGGTTTGCGCTACTTGAATCTAAGCTCAAACAGATTTTCCGGTCAAATCCCTTCAAATTATGGGTTTCTTCGATCACTTGTTTCTCTGTCATTATCAGACAATCACATTTCCGGCTCGATCCCTTCCGAGCTAGGTAACTGCTCTGATCTACAAATTTTGGAGGTCCATTCAAATGCACTTTCAGGTCGTATTCCGGCCGATCTGTCTCGTTTATCTCATCTGCTAGAGCTGGACTTGGGTAGGAATAAATTGACTGGTGAAATCCCAGAGGCGATCTCGAGTTGCTCGTCTTTAAAATCTCTCCGTCTGAACTCAAATCATCTTTCGGGTAGCATACCGGAGTCGTTGTCGAAGCTCTCGAACTTAACCTCGCTCGACCTCTCATCCAACAATTTAAGTGGTGTAATCCCTGCTAATCTTAGCTCCATTACCGGATTGGCGAGCTTAAACGTATCGAGTAATGGTCTAGAAGGCGAAATTCCACCCTCTTTAGGCTCTAGATTCAACAGTTCATCTGTGTTTGCTAACAATTCTGATTTATGTGGGAAACCATTGGCTCGGTATTGTAAGGATACAGAGAAAAAGGACAGAATGAAGAGATTGATACTCTTCATTGCAGTGGCCGCCAGTGGAGCTTGCCTCTTGACTTTGTGTTGCTGCTTTTACATTTTCAGCTTGTTGAGATGGCGGAAGAGGCTCAAAGAGAAGGCGTctggagagaagaaaacaagccCAGCAAGGGTTAGCTCTGCGGCAAGTGGTGGCCGTGGAAGCTCAGAAAATGGAGGGCCAAAGCTTGTAATGTTCAACAACAAGATTACCTTGGCGGAAACAATCGAGGCAACAAGGCAATTCGACGAAGAAAATGTTCTAAGCAGAACCCGTTATGGGTTGGTTTTCAAAGCTTGCTACAATGATGGCATGGTGCTCTCAATCCGCCGCCTCTCAAATGGATCATTGGACGAAAACATGTTCAGAAAAGAAGCTGAATCATTGGGAAAAGTTAGGCACCGCAATCTCACTGTTCTTCGTGGCTACTATGCTGGCCCACCTGATATGCGGCTGTTAGTATATGACTACATGCCTAATGGAAACCTTGCCACTCTCCTTCAGGAAGCATCTCACCAAGATGGTCATGTTCTAAATTGGCCAATGCGGCATCTCATTGCTCTTGGAATCGCCCGTGGCTTAGCCTTTCTTCATTCATCATCCATTATCCATGGAGATGTTAAGCCACAAAGTGTTCTATTCGACGCCGATTTCGAAGCTCATTTGTCCGATTTCGGGCTCGATCGATTAACTCTCATGGCCTCTACCGAAGCATCCACATCTACCTTAGTAGGCACATTGGGCTACATTGCCCCGGAAGCAGTATTAACAGGGGAGGCCACCAAGGAATCTGATGTCTACAGCTTTGGCATTGTGTTACTCGAGATTTTAACAGGGAAGAAACCAGTGATGTTCACAGAAGATGAAGACATTGTCAAGTGGGTAAAAAAGCAATTGCAGAGAGGCCAAATTACTGAGCTTTTAGAACCAGGATTGCTTGAGCTGGATCCGGAGTCATCAGAATGGGAGGAGTTCTTACTAGGTGTAAAAGTTGGATTGCTTTGCACTGCACCCGATCCCCGTGATCGGCCAACCATGTCGGATATCGTTTTCATGCTCGAAGGTTGTCGAGTCGGACCCGATATCCCATCCTCGGCCGATCCCACCTCCCAACTCTCACCACCGAACCCATAAACCAAATCAACCCATTCATCAatcactttgaaatttttaaccGCAACTGATTTGAAtgtaatttctcttttttaattctcCCTCTTGCTGTTAAAATGTCATTTTATCCGTTCTTTTTTTGGGGCTTTCATCATTGTGTTCTTACGGAGAAAAGTGGATATAGCCTGGCCGCGGGGGCCTGTGGAGAACTATCttaaaccaaaaacaaactGTCAACGGTTAGGGACGAAGGCCGATgtctttagttttttttgtgtgttggGGGACTAAAAGTGTCATTTTTACTCAAAAACACGACAAAAGCAAAGCAGGTTCTGTGTCTGTGTTTGGTCACGTGGTTCCCAGAGGCGTCCATGTAGCCGTTAATGTCTTGGTTTCTGATCTGTAGTTTGTGAGTTTGAAGGCGATGAAGGTGGCAAATCACGACGGCAGCAACACCCAAAGGTTTGATTTTTAATGCACCTCGCAGACCACCCAATTCAACGCATCCACTTTTCTCGCTATCCAATTGGTATCCTTTCGGctcttttcaaaattgtaaTCTTTTTAGCCCTTTTGAGTAGCTTTCTTTTTGGGTACAGCCTGTCTGAATCTAATCTGCAGTTTTCAGTAAAACATCGTGGCCTCGTGGGTGGGTACTCTTACTCATTCTGACCCTATATTTAATTGCTCATTCATAGcctttttctgatttttttaattgcttcaataatttttctgCCCAATAGGTTAAAAACATGAGTATAAAACGCATCATGTTGgaatttggttttgtttttctttaaatgTTTTGGGCGTATGAGTCCAAGGTGGAAGCAGTGACCGTTGAGTGTTCCTTGTTTAAATATgccatttatttgtgactTAAGTTTTCCATAAAATTTGTCTCTAAATAATAccgttgttttttttattttatattaaaaaataaatcttgtCGAAAGTAcaataattttgttgttaGTCCTTGGTCCTCcaatgaaaataattcaaatgtcatTGGATTCAGCTGTTATCCTGTCGTGTTTTTCACTTCTAATAttagttattttcttgttccCATACAAATAATCCATTTAAggcaaaatatttaatatatcattgTACAGTGGGTGTTAATGTCAAGTTGAAGTCACATTTGAACTAGTGATGATTTAATATTGTGAATATCAAGTCGAAGTCATTTGAAGCTCTTAATGAGTGGAATTGAGGAACAAGACCGACGTTTTATAGTAGTTATGTTGTGTTTTATGTTTGCATGAGTGAGACTCCACGTTGAGTAGACATGATAGGAGGGTATAAGCAAACACATCATTCTTATTCGAGTTCttgatgaaaattttacattgatatttcaattttttttttttttaatacatacaGTAGAAGATTGAATTATCAATCTTTGAAATGGTAATTGAAGTTTGACAATCTGCACTCAATTACTCAATTAGGTCAGTGCAGCTTAGAACTCAATTGAATTAGTTTAACCGACCTAGGATAACCTAATAAGCTCATATCAAACCGACCTTAATCTTGTTTCAACCTAATGTGTGCCCCTAAAAACCTTAGATACACTAGAAAATTGAGATGCTTACAATACGCCAATTCTTGCTCAACGTCTATGTGTATGCCAAACACATTTTTTTACTGTCTCGACGTTTAATCCAAACACCTTTCTCTTCTCACTGACTATTTTCTTAGTCGGTGTGAATCCATTTATGTTAGATCCGTGTATGAAcacatataattaaatattgaagtATTTTTCAATTGAATTAAGCTTATCTTGTGCATAGactttttgtaaaataatatagtttacTAGACaggcaaaaataaaaaagcaaaTCCATTTCTATGCGTagttcatatttatatattaaattattttaaaattagtaaaataAGAATACTAAGGGGTCCCACCAAGAGAttccctaaatctttgatCACAGTCCCTTTTTCTGACCAGGTAAGTGTACTACGTGCCCGGGCTCGACCAATCTTATTTGGGCCTCAGCCCATTTATGGATGATTATTGGGCTTCGCTCATGCCTATCCAAATGGGCTACTCATACTACTAAAGCCCACCCTGACCATAAAGTGGAATCTATAATACCAATGATAGGCCCAGTTAAAATTGAATATGTTTTATAAGATGTTTTAATTTGTATGGTGTAATTAACCATTTATACAAGGACCTTTTAGCAaatgtattcttttttttgaGAATTAACTGGTGGGGTTAGAATTTGGTTAGTTGGTCTACATCACATTATTAAAAGACTACTAATAATCTTGATTATGCCTAAGTAGCTATGATTAAATCCAATTAATCTAACAAATTATACTTTCCAAGGTAAATGAATAAGACCCAAAAATATTCCACATT includes these proteins:
- the LOC111803124 gene encoding probable LRR receptor-like serine/threonine-protein kinase At4g36180; translated protein: MEPPLLFLVLLLLWGALFSSSADTRPRSLPEIQALMSFKLNLHDPLGALTAWDSSTPLAPCDWRGIVCTNNRVTELRLPRLQLSGRLTDQLPNLPMLRKLSIRSNFFNGTIPSSLSKCLFLRSVFLQYNSFSGGIPAEFGNMSNLRILNVAENHLSGVIPGDLPSSLRYLDLSSNAFSGQIPRSIVNMTQLQVVNLSFNMFGGEIPASFGELQELKHLWLDHNVLEGTLPSALANCFSLVHLSVEGNALQGVIPAAIGALPNLQVISLSHNSLSGSVPYSMFCNVSTHPPSLRIVQLGFNGFTDIVKSQTATCFSALQVLDIQHNQITGEFPSWLTGVSTLTLLDFSVNHFSGQIPPGIGNLSGLQELRLANNSFHGVIPSEIKNFASISVIDFERNRLTGEIPPFLGYMRDLKQLSLGGNRFSGTVPASLGNLLALEILNLEDNGLNGTIPLELMALGNLTAMELGGNEFSGNVPTGIGNLSRLEILNLSANSLSGMIPSSLGNLFKLTTLDLSKQNISGELPFELSGLPNLQVIALQENKLSGNVPEGFSSLMGLRYLNLSSNRFSGQIPSNYGFLRSLVSLSLSDNHISGSIPSELGNCSDLQILEVHSNALSGRIPADLSRLSHLLELDLGRNKLTGEIPEAISSCSSLKSLRLNSNHLSGSIPESLSKLSNLTSLDLSSNNLSGVIPANLSSITGLASLNVSSNGLEGEIPPSLGSRFNSSSVFANNSDLCGKPLARYCKDTEKKDRMKRLILFIAVAASGACLLTLCCCFYIFSLLRWRKRLKEKASGEKKTSPARVSSAASGGRGSSENGGPKLVMFNNKITLAETIEATRQFDEENVLSRTRYGLVFKACYNDGMVLSIRRLSNGSLDENMFRKEAESLGKVRHRNLTVLRGYYAGPPDMRLLVYDYMPNGNLATLLQEASHQDGHVLNWPMRHLIALGIARGLAFLHSSSIIHGDVKPQSVLFDADFEAHLSDFGLDRLTLMASTEASTSTLVGTLGYIAPEAVLTGEATKESDVYSFGIVLLEILTGKKPVMFTEDEDIVKWVKKQLQRGQITELLEPGLLELDPESSEWEEFLLGVKVGLLCTAPDPRDRPTMSDIVFMLEGCRVGPDIPSSADPTSQLSPPNP
- the LOC111803278 gene encoding B-box zinc finger protein 19-like; this encodes MRILCDSCETAAATLFCAADEAALCTACDAKVHMCNKLASRHVRVGLANPSEVPRCDICENAPAFFWCEIDGSSLCLQCDVIVHVGGKRMHKRYLRLRQRVEFPGDTQNDVKGPNAKPVEQVETVRGQNQERGEEIEKQEEDLRFSGVKGYSNGDRHSKRPNKVIDLNI